From Aristaeella lactis, the proteins below share one genomic window:
- a CDS encoding response regulator transcription factor, whose translation MYRVILVDDERLIIRGLSTVVPWAELGCEVAGTAHDGISGLELIRSIHPDIVLTDIRMPNMDGLTMLAAIRSEFPDIQMSVLTAYRDFEYARQAITLGVCRYLLKPSNLDELKEAFRQMVSRLDAMPQLRDEEPEDESVKEAGNHLVKAALAYMKEHCTEQHLSLGEVADHVYVSQWHLSKLLNRETDQSFFDLLGSMRIAKAKEMLKNPSYRIHEIAEETGFSDVAHFSRSFKKITGCTPGEYRNRES comes from the coding sequence ATGTACCGAGTAATCCTTGTGGACGATGAACGGCTGATCATCCGGGGCCTTTCCACGGTGGTGCCGTGGGCGGAGCTTGGCTGCGAGGTGGCGGGAACAGCCCATGACGGAATCTCCGGGCTGGAACTGATCCGCAGCATTCACCCGGATATCGTGCTGACGGACATCCGGATGCCTAATATGGACGGGCTGACCATGCTGGCAGCCATCCGCAGCGAGTTTCCGGATATCCAGATGAGCGTTCTGACTGCCTACCGGGATTTTGAGTATGCCCGGCAGGCAATCACCCTGGGCGTATGCCGTTATCTCCTGAAACCCAGCAACCTGGATGAACTGAAGGAAGCCTTCCGGCAGATGGTTTCCCGGCTGGACGCGATGCCGCAGCTTCGGGATGAGGAACCGGAAGACGAATCCGTAAAGGAAGCCGGCAACCACCTGGTCAAGGCGGCGCTGGCCTATATGAAGGAACACTGCACAGAACAGCATCTTTCCCTGGGTGAAGTGGCGGATCATGTATATGTGAGCCAGTGGCACCTCTCCAAGCTGCTGAACCGGGAAACGGATCAGAGCTTCTTTGACCTGCTCGGAAGCATGCGGATCGCGAAGGCGAAGGAAATGCTGAAGAATCCCTCCTACCGGATCCATGAGATCGCGGAGGAAACCGGTTTTTCCGATGTGGCGCACTTCTCCCGCAGCTTCAAAAAGATTACCGGATGCACGCCCGGAGAGTACAGAAACCGTGAATCATAA
- the hpf gene encoding ribosome hibernation-promoting factor, HPF/YfiA family produces the protein MRLTIQARNMSVSPAITQRIEKKTETMGKYLWPETELQVKMRKEKNDRRVVEITVPMGKNVILRSESSADDNLFLAIDKALAKMERQIRKHRTKLGKNLREEIPDVPEFIEEDSGEEEKERKVVKQKTFPVRPMSVEDAAIEMELLGHNFFAFVNIDTDRTNVLYLRKDGDLGLLEPEA, from the coding sequence ATGAGACTTACGATACAGGCACGAAACATGTCGGTTAGCCCGGCAATTACTCAGAGGATCGAAAAGAAAACGGAAACCATGGGCAAATACCTCTGGCCTGAAACCGAACTGCAGGTCAAAATGAGAAAGGAGAAGAACGACCGCCGGGTGGTGGAAATCACCGTCCCCATGGGAAAGAACGTAATCCTGCGCAGCGAGTCCTCCGCGGATGACAACCTGTTCCTGGCCATTGACAAAGCGCTGGCGAAGATGGAACGGCAGATCCGGAAACACAGGACCAAGCTGGGCAAGAATCTGAGAGAAGAGATCCCGGACGTGCCCGAATTCATTGAAGAGGATTCAGGCGAAGAAGAGAAAGAGAGAAAGGTGGTTAAGCAGAAGACCTTCCCGGTACGCCCCATGAGCGTGGAGGATGCCGCGATCGAAATGGAACTGCTGGGACACAATTTCTTCGCCTTTGTGAATATTGACACAGACAGGACCAACGTCCTCTACCTGAGAAAGGATGGAGACCTGGGACTGCTGGAGCCGGAAGCCTAA